One window from the genome of Musa acuminata AAA Group cultivar baxijiao chromosome BXJ1-4, Cavendish_Baxijiao_AAA, whole genome shotgun sequence encodes:
- the LOC103976324 gene encoding uncharacterized protein LOC103976324 — translation MEKKKTAVVVGSPRARSCTRPWRWAKTLFFLATMLASLLLVCAPPLLVVLLDLLLPPALLSKSSLSASSLCEQLESFVFRSSLVDVPIVSAVRSFLILCAFLVCDGSRGVYLGITVICSSASMAYVLLKAFSMYSVAGAPRPILEIAAGKDAAVIQALFLGSLALAVAHMAVAYRTSCRERRKLLVYRIDVEAVKGKGGLIKGDIKL, via the exons atggagaagaagaagacggcGGTGGTGGTGGGTTCGCCCAGAGCGAGGTCTTGCACCCGGCCGTGGAGATGGGCCAAGACGCTCTTCTTCCTGGCCACCATGTTGGCCTCCCTCCTCCTCGTCTGCGCTCCGCCGCTCCTCGTCGTCCTGCTCGACCTCCTCCTCCCGCCGGCTCTGCTCTCCAAATCTTCCCTCTCCGCTTCGTCTCTCTGCGAGCAGCTCGAGAGCTTCGTCTTCCGATCCTCCTTGGTCGACGTGCCGATCGTTTCCGCAGTCAGATCCTTCCTCATCCTGT GTGCTTTCCTCGTCTGCGACGGGAGCCGGGGAGTCTACCTGGGGATCACCGTCATCTGCAGCTCCGCGTCGATGGCGTACGTTCTGCTCAAGGCTTTCAGCATGTACTCAGTGGCGGGAGCGCCGCGGCCGATCCTCGAAATCGCCGCCGGCAAGGACGCTGCCGTGATCCAAGCGTTGTTCTTGGGATCCTTAGCTCTGGCCGTCGCTCACATGGCGGTGGCGTACCGGACCAGCTGCAGGGAGCGGCGCAAGCTGCTCGTCTACAGAATCGATGTCGAAGCG GTCAAGGGAAAAGGTGGGCTAATTAAAGGAGACATCAAACTATGA